From a region of the Theobroma cacao cultivar B97-61/B2 chromosome 8, Criollo_cocoa_genome_V2, whole genome shotgun sequence genome:
- the LOC18592744 gene encoding polyadenylate-binding protein 3, translating to MATTTAAMAAVTVPMGSVAAGSGFMNVSLYVGDLEQNVVEGQLYDLFSQVGTVASLKVCRDQNKRSSLGYAYVNYSNHQEAAHAKEIFNFTLINGKPIRIMFSQRDPRIRKTGYANVFIKNLDPAIDNKALFDTFAAFGTVLSSKVATDNNGQSKGFGYVQFETEEAAQNAIKRLNGMLINDKQVYVGQHVRRQERVPPNASPKFNNVYVKNLSETITHEDLKKVFGACGTITSAVVMKDQNGKSRCFGFVNFQSPDAAAAAVEKFNGTKNDDKMWYVGRAQRKAEREAELKARFEQERISRYEKLQAANLYLKNLDDSIDIEKLKELFSEFGTITSCKIMLNPQGVSQGSGFVAFSTPEEASKALIGMNGKMIGKKPLYVAVAQRKEERKARLQAYFAQLHTHGAMSPLGSGIPGFHPAAHRLGPQQLYYGQGGPGLIHPQSARYGFQQQLLPGIRPSVTQNYIMPYNLQGQGQSGQRMGVRRGGNSQQVQQKQMLQRNTNQGFRYMGNARDIVDPSTVTQSIVGPVMQLPLEVSRMPVNPIDLQQPNPVPISTLISDLASASPKKRDEMLGEQLYPLVQRFEPEHAGKVTGMLLEMDQTEVLHLLESPDALKEKVAKAMAVLQDSAAGESGVRKESGVIGAD from the exons aTGGCGACGACCACAGCAGCGATGGCGGCGGTAACGGTACCGATGGGGAGTGTAGCTGCGGGAAGTGGTTTTATGAATGTGTCGCTTTACGTAGGGGATCTAGAGCAGAACGTGGTTGAAGGGCAATTGTATGATCTGTTTAGCCAAGTCGGAACGGTGGCTTCCCTTAAGGTTTGTCGTGATCAGAATAAGCGATCTTCTCTTGGTTACGCTTATGTCAATTACAGCAATCACCAAGAAG CTGCTCATGCTAAGGAGATTTTCAACTTCACCCTTATCAATGGGAAACCTATCAGGATTATGTTTTCTCAACGCGATCCTCGCATTCGGAAGACTGGATATGCCAATGTTTTTATCAAGAACCTGGACCCAGCTATTGATAACAAGGCATTGTTCGACACTTTTGCTGCCTTTGGGACTGTACTTTCTAGCAAGGTGGCTACTGATAACAATGGGCAATCAAAAGGGTTTGGATATGTGCAGTTTGAAACTGAGGAAGCCGCACAGAATGCAATCAAAAGGTTAAATGGTATGCTGATAAATGATAAACAAGTTTATGTTGGACAACATGTTCGACGCCAAGAACGTGTGCCACCCAATGCGTCACCAAAGTTCAATAATgtttatgttaaaaatttgTCTGAAACAATAACACACGAGGACCTTAAGAAAGTTTTTGGAGCTTGTGGTACCATTACCAGTGCAGTTGTCATGAAGGACCAGAATGGGAAGTCCAGATGTTTCGGTTTTGTAAACTTTCAGAGCCCAGATGCAGCTGCTGCCGCTGTTGAGAAGTTTAATGGAACCAAAAATGATGACAAGATGTGGTATGTGGGAAGGGCTCAGAGGAAAGCAGAAAGGGAGGCAGAGTTGAAAGCCAGATTTGAGCAGGAGAGAATTAGTAGATATGAAAAACTACAAGCTGCAAATTTATATCTGAAAAATCTTGATGATAGCATTGATATTGAAAAACTGAAGGAACTATTTTCTGAGTTTGGAACTATTACCTCATGCAAG ATTATGCTTAATCCACAAGGAGTGAGCCAGGGCTCTGGATTTGTTGCCTTTTCTACACCTGAAGAAGCTTCAAAAGCA TTGATTGGAATGAATGGGAAGATGATCGGAAAGAAGCCTTTGTATGTTGCTGTGGCACAAcgcaaagaagaaaggaaagctCGATTACAG GCATATTTTGCTCAACTTCATACACATGGTGCAATGTCGCCTTTGGGGTCAGGGATTCCTGGATTTCATCCCGCTGCACATAGGCTTGGTCCTCAGCAATTATATTATGGTCAAGGTGGTCCGGGTCTAATACACCCCCAGTCTGCAAGATATGGTTTCCAACAACAGCTCTTGCCAGGAATACGTCCTAGTGTCACCCAAAATTATATTATGCCATACAACCTTCAAGGACAAGGACAATCAGGTCAGAGGATGGGTGTTCGTCGAGGTGGAAACTCTCAACAGGTGCAGCAGAAACAG aTGCTGCAACGTAATACCAATCAAGGATTTAGATACATGGGTAATGCAAGAGACATTGTGGACCCATCTACAGTTACCCAAAGCATTGTAGGTCCTGTCATGCAATTGCCATTGGAGGTTTCAAGGATGCCCGTAAACCCTATTGATCTTCAACAACCTAACCCAGTGCCCATATCAACACTCATATCTGATTTAGCTTCTGCTTCCCCAAAAAAACGTGATGAG ATGTTGGGAGAACAACTTTATCCCCTGGTTCAGCGTTTTGAGCCTGAACATGCGGGCAAGGTGACTGGGATGTTGCTGGAGATGGACCAAACAGAGGTTCTTCATCTGCTCGAGTCTCCAGATGCTTTGAAGGAGAAGGTGGCTAAGGCAATGGCTGTCCTTCAGGATTCTGCAGCAGGAGAGTCTGGTGTCAGGAAGGAGTCGGGGGTTATTGGAGCTGACTGA